The Listeria sp. PSOL-1 genome includes a region encoding these proteins:
- a CDS encoding helix-turn-helix domain-containing protein, translated as MYKEALLDLSEQENVRLIKILFIAGGYMHREELFRKLGIHNKTLQRRVQSINETFQRLGHPHVIYYDEEKEQYHIQVQKVSLNLNRLTYTYLEESTNFQILDAIWTQSSPTTESLTQQLFISRSEYYRRLHFLNEWLQSFDIKIYKNQFIGEEWQIRFFAYQLYSKIHPQHFLYDRTITESQHQVIEALEDAWQISWNQVQRQRLALWLSLSLQHQGKTSTYEVPASFCQHGKAVNHHLGANFPKNALEKYFEGSNNLDFEQQALICFCTIFPFFPEGHPLPRKILEEVESDHSNLIVKLSHHLLRTFREGANDDMPFLALPDAWYWYTSLGHTLWIKGTIYYFDKETTEFYMEANYRYINVKKIIRETLQQPDFAVTAWPRNQWLLIHKCALFVYKHRDLFNTPLRIGVFLHADTLIVDIYLNHLKYELLKNLYISVEPYQETEDYDLIITNLAFPIQAHTQIYFLTDVGNPQEEQAVHALVQGILVNQRSNG; from the coding sequence GTGTATAAAGAAGCTTTATTAGATCTATCAGAACAAGAAAATGTTCGTCTCATTAAAATATTATTTATTGCTGGAGGATATATGCATCGAGAAGAACTCTTTCGTAAATTGGGTATTCATAATAAAACCTTACAACGGAGGGTTCAAAGTATCAATGAAACGTTTCAGCGTTTAGGACATCCTCATGTTATTTATTATGATGAGGAAAAAGAACAGTATCATATTCAAGTCCAAAAAGTCTCGCTTAATTTGAATAGATTAACTTATACGTATTTGGAAGAATCAACGAATTTTCAAATTTTGGATGCGATTTGGACCCAATCTAGCCCAACTACTGAATCTTTGACTCAACAGTTATTTATTAGTCGATCAGAATATTATCGACGTTTACATTTTTTAAATGAGTGGCTACAATCTTTTGACATCAAAATTTATAAAAATCAATTTATAGGCGAAGAGTGGCAAATCCGTTTCTTCGCATATCAATTATATTCTAAGATACATCCACAACATTTTTTATATGACCGGACCATTACAGAAAGCCAACATCAAGTGATTGAGGCACTAGAAGATGCTTGGCAAATTTCATGGAATCAAGTGCAACGTCAAAGACTAGCTTTATGGCTTTCTTTATCTTTGCAGCATCAAGGGAAAACATCGACATATGAAGTACCCGCTTCTTTTTGCCAGCATGGGAAAGCAGTGAATCATCATTTGGGAGCTAATTTCCCTAAAAATGCGCTCGAAAAATATTTTGAAGGTAGTAATAATCTAGATTTTGAGCAACAGGCACTTATCTGTTTTTGCACTATTTTCCCATTCTTTCCTGAGGGCCATCCTTTACCGCGAAAGATTTTAGAAGAAGTAGAAAGTGATCATTCTAATCTGATTGTGAAACTGTCCCATCATTTGCTTCGTACTTTTCGAGAGGGTGCAAATGATGACATGCCGTTTTTGGCTTTACCGGATGCTTGGTATTGGTATACAAGCTTAGGGCATACTTTATGGATTAAAGGAACGATTTACTATTTTGATAAAGAAACAACAGAATTTTATATGGAGGCAAACTATCGCTATATTAATGTGAAAAAAATCATCAGAGAAACCTTACAACAACCTGATTTTGCTGTAACAGCTTGGCCTAGAAACCAATGGCTATTAATCCATAAATGCGCACTTTTTGTATATAAGCATCGGGATCTGTTTAATACACCATTGCGTATTGGTGTCTTTTTACATGCTGACACCTTAATTGTTGATATTTACTTGAATCATTTAAAATATGAATTGTTGAAAAATCTTTATATATCTGTTGAGCCCTATCAAGAGACAGAAGATTATGACCTTATTATTACGAACTTGGCTTTTCCTATCCAAGCGCATACACAAATTTATTTTTTAACTGATGTAGGGAATCCACAAGAAGAGCAAGCCGTTCATGCTTTAGTACAAGGTATCTTAGTTAATCAAAGATCAAATGGATAA
- a CDS encoding SpaA isopeptide-forming pilin-related protein, translated as MKEIIMKQIKMVAVFLITLASVFSVPSMPSNMDHVKAVDASDGNIHVTPNNFLDYFRLNGSATYEQFTGIVTITPNETYQSGNFSLKSKIDMTKNFTLKGKINLGDKSQLNRGADGIGIGFHPGSTTDVGAYGGGLGIGGLKDAFGFKLDTYFNFNGHTAYTPDPPEFGSQEGHGVAFAGFIHADESGVLSTYMGSDAPGKQIPEPSNNQFKDVTFAYNGESKQITVTYDEQVWSKDVSTWISEDALAFIVAASTGNRYNLQQFQLTSFDYVTTGAAELIKSDANDAHKLLAGAEFSIQDRSGTTIQSGLTTNNKGMLKAEGLQFGEYQFVETKAPAGYILDTKPVPFTVTADNAVDPVQVKMTNQEKPGDVTLTKVDQRDETKTLAGAEFSLQDTSGKTLQPGLITDNAGQVTVQNLSAGKYQFVETKAPTGYILDTKPIPFTVTGLNAGNPVQVKATNQEKPGDVKLTKVDQVNTSKTLAGAEFNLQDTTGKNLQTGLTTDAKGELTVKDLAPGNYQFVEVKAPTGYILDPTPLSFTIAHNPTQTLELTAKNQQQPGDVRLTKVDRNNHDKTLANAEFSLQDDTGKTLQSGLKTDDDGRIALKSLQAGEYRFVETKAPEGYLLNATPISFTITENQTHAVEVIAENERQFGEVILTKVAKENPGQTLAGAEFTLQDQNGKELQTGLITNSSGKIQVKSLEPGKYQFVETKAPKGYQLDATPTVFTIKRGQSEATNVTVINSKRTVTKPHDPGTGSSVSGGPSSGKKGIDKVLPGTGDIFEKVWVFGGIIIVIGIVIMWWRRSER; from the coding sequence ATGAAAGAAATAATAATGAAACAAATCAAAATGGTGGCTGTTTTTTTAATTACATTAGCCTCTGTGTTCTCTGTTCCTAGTATGCCTTCCAATATGGATCATGTTAAAGCAGTAGATGCTTCTGACGGAAATATCCACGTAACGCCGAATAATTTTTTAGATTATTTTAGATTGAATGGTTCAGCTACTTACGAACAGTTTACAGGGATTGTTACGATTACACCAAATGAGACATATCAAAGTGGTAATTTTTCATTAAAAAGCAAGATTGATATGACCAAAAATTTTACGCTTAAAGGAAAAATTAATTTAGGAGATAAATCACAATTAAATCGAGGAGCAGACGGTATCGGAATTGGTTTTCATCCAGGAAGTACAACGGATGTAGGGGCATATGGTGGAGGCCTTGGGATAGGAGGATTAAAGGATGCCTTTGGGTTTAAACTTGATACCTATTTTAATTTCAATGGACATACGGCATATACGCCTGATCCACCAGAATTTGGTAGCCAAGAGGGGCATGGAGTAGCTTTTGCTGGTTTTATTCATGCGGATGAATCAGGTGTACTTTCCACTTATATGGGAAGTGATGCGCCTGGAAAACAAATTCCTGAACCCTCAAATAATCAGTTCAAAGATGTAACTTTTGCTTATAATGGAGAAAGTAAACAGATAACAGTGACGTACGATGAGCAAGTATGGTCAAAAGATGTTTCAACATGGATATCAGAAGATGCTTTAGCTTTTATCGTTGCTGCCTCAACTGGTAATAGGTATAACTTACAACAATTCCAACTCACTTCCTTTGATTATGTCACAACTGGTGCGGCTGAGCTTATCAAAAGCGATGCAAATGATGCGCATAAGCTTTTAGCGGGAGCAGAATTCAGTATACAAGATCGCTCTGGCACAACCATCCAATCAGGTTTAACGACAAATAATAAAGGTATGTTGAAAGCAGAAGGCCTTCAATTTGGTGAGTATCAATTTGTGGAGACAAAAGCTCCAGCGGGCTATATTCTTGATACTAAGCCGGTTCCCTTTACTGTGACAGCAGATAACGCCGTGGATCCTGTACAAGTCAAAATGACAAATCAGGAAAAACCAGGGGATGTGACCTTAACAAAAGTCGATCAACGCGATGAAACCAAAACTTTAGCAGGAGCAGAATTTAGCTTGCAAGATACTTCAGGAAAGACGCTGCAACCAGGGCTAATCACTGATAATGCAGGGCAAGTTACTGTTCAAAATCTTTCGGCTGGAAAATACCAATTTGTGGAGACGAAAGCGCCAACTGGTTATATTCTCGATACTAAGCCGATTCCTTTTACCGTAACAGGCCTTAATGCTGGAAATCCTGTTCAAGTGAAAGCGACAAACCAAGAAAAACCAGGAGATGTAAAGCTTACAAAAGTTGACCAGGTGAATACAAGTAAGACATTGGCAGGAGCAGAGTTTAACTTACAAGATACTACTGGTAAGAATCTGCAAACAGGATTGACTACGGACGCTAAAGGAGAATTAACTGTCAAAGATCTGGCCCCAGGGAATTATCAATTTGTCGAAGTTAAAGCTCCAACGGGCTATATTTTAGATCCAACACCTCTTTCTTTCACGATTGCGCATAATCCTACACAAACCTTAGAGCTTACAGCAAAAAACCAACAGCAACCTGGAGATGTGAGGCTTACAAAAGTCGATCGTAACAACCATGATAAAACATTGGCTAATGCAGAATTCAGCTTACAAGATGATACAGGTAAAACGTTGCAAAGTGGTTTAAAAACTGATGATGATGGAAGAATTGCGTTGAAAAGTTTACAAGCTGGCGAGTATCGGTTTGTAGAAACAAAAGCTCCTGAAGGATATTTATTAAATGCGACACCAATATCTTTTACAATAACAGAAAATCAAACACATGCTGTAGAAGTAATAGCAGAGAATGAAAGGCAATTTGGTGAAGTGATACTGACCAAAGTTGCTAAAGAAAATCCAGGCCAGACCTTAGCAGGGGCAGAATTTACACTTCAAGATCAAAATGGCAAGGAGCTCCAAACGGGACTTATAACCAATTCATCAGGTAAAATCCAAGTAAAAAGTTTAGAGCCGGGTAAGTATCAATTTGTGGAAACAAAGGCACCAAAAGGCTACCAGCTCGATGCTACACCTACTGTCTTTACTATTAAAAGGGGGCAAAGCGAAGCGACAAATGTTACCGTAATAAATAGTAAACGAACAGTCACAAAACCCCATGACCCAGGCACAGGTTCTAGTGTATCAGGAGGACCTTCTTCAGGGAAAAAAGGCATAGATAAAGTCCTTCCAGGAACAGGTGATATTTTTGAAAAAGTATGGGTTTTTGGAGGTATTATAATTGTGATCGGTATTGTCATCATGTGGTGGAGAAGAAGCGAAAGATAG
- a CDS encoding PTS fructose transporter subunit IIABC: MKITDLLNKDVMIMSLKATNKEEAIDEMIASLSQHQKINDINLFKKAIMTREEESSTGIGEGIAMPHAKTKAVSEPTVVFAKSEAGIDYASLDGEPAYLFFMIAATDGANETHLETLAALSRLLIHPDFVQKLKAAKTSEEVIHLFDMEEAKSKPEEAIGSSDNDQFIVAVTACPTGIAHTYMAEDALKNKAKEMGVSIRVETNGSEGVKNRLTKEEITRAKGVIVAADKKVEMARFDGKHLLETPVSDGIRKPEELINRALRQEAPVFHDEGAPASESEEKTSVGSKIYKDLMNGISHMLPFVVGGGILMALSFLIENFAKDSSIFKMLSQITGGESGAFLFLIPILAGFIASSIADRPGLMPGIVGGLMAYKTGAGFLGGIAAGFIAGYVVLGLRKMFAGMPRTLDGLKPILLYPVFGLLITGAIMYYIADPFFKVINHFLTTQLESLGTANSVILGIVLGGMMALDMGGPFNKVAYTFSIGVFTSTHDGAFMAAVMAGGMVPPLAIAIATTFFKDKFTEQQKQAGITNYILGLSFITEGAIPFAAVDPLRVITSSVIGSAIAGGLTQLWSVNVPAPHGGVFVALLANKPVLFLVAILIGTIISGVIYGFWKKAATAK; encoded by the coding sequence ATGAAAATCACTGATTTATTAAATAAAGACGTCATGATTATGTCTCTTAAAGCAACAAATAAAGAAGAAGCGATTGATGAAATGATTGCTTCACTTAGTCAGCATCAAAAAATCAATGATATCAATCTTTTTAAAAAAGCTATCATGACGCGTGAAGAGGAAAGTTCAACGGGTATTGGTGAAGGAATTGCAATGCCGCATGCAAAAACAAAAGCAGTTAGTGAACCTACTGTAGTTTTTGCCAAAAGTGAAGCAGGAATTGACTATGCTTCGCTTGACGGAGAGCCTGCGTATTTATTTTTCATGATTGCTGCAACTGATGGTGCGAATGAAACACATCTAGAAACTTTGGCAGCGCTGTCACGTTTACTTATTCATCCTGACTTTGTGCAAAAGTTAAAAGCTGCTAAAACATCAGAAGAAGTCATTCATTTATTTGATATGGAAGAAGCAAAATCGAAGCCAGAGGAGGCGATAGGAAGTTCAGATAATGATCAATTCATTGTTGCTGTAACCGCTTGCCCGACTGGAATTGCGCACACATACATGGCAGAAGATGCGCTAAAGAATAAAGCAAAAGAAATGGGCGTTTCGATTCGAGTTGAAACAAACGGCTCAGAAGGAGTAAAAAATCGCTTAACCAAAGAAGAAATTACACGCGCTAAAGGAGTCATTGTTGCTGCTGATAAAAAAGTTGAAATGGCTCGCTTTGATGGTAAGCATCTTTTGGAAACACCAGTAAGCGATGGGATTCGGAAGCCAGAAGAGCTGATTAATCGAGCATTAAGACAGGAAGCACCAGTTTTTCATGATGAGGGGGCCCCTGCTTCTGAAAGTGAGGAAAAAACCTCAGTTGGTAGTAAAATTTATAAAGATTTGATGAACGGTATTTCTCATATGCTACCATTTGTTGTTGGTGGCGGGATTTTAATGGCTTTATCTTTTTTAATCGAAAATTTTGCTAAGGATAGCTCTATTTTCAAGATGCTTAGTCAAATTACAGGTGGTGAGTCAGGTGCTTTTCTCTTTTTGATACCGATTTTGGCTGGATTTATTGCTAGTAGTATTGCTGACAGACCAGGATTAATGCCAGGGATCGTTGGCGGGCTAATGGCTTATAAGACAGGTGCTGGTTTCTTAGGAGGGATTGCCGCTGGATTTATTGCGGGTTATGTTGTTCTTGGATTAAGAAAAATGTTTGCTGGTATGCCGAGGACCCTTGATGGATTAAAACCAATTTTACTTTATCCTGTTTTTGGGCTATTAATTACTGGGGCGATAATGTACTATATTGCTGATCCATTTTTTAAAGTGATTAATCATTTTTTGACAACGCAGCTTGAAAGTTTGGGAACCGCTAATTCGGTAATTTTAGGCATTGTTTTAGGTGGAATGATGGCGCTTGATATGGGAGGCCCGTTTAATAAGGTGGCTTATACATTTTCAATTGGCGTATTCACATCGACACATGATGGCGCATTCATGGCCGCTGTGATGGCTGGTGGAATGGTTCCACCACTTGCGATCGCCATTGCAACAACGTTTTTTAAAGATAAATTTACAGAACAACAAAAACAAGCAGGGATTACGAATTATATTTTAGGATTATCTTTTATTACAGAAGGAGCGATTCCTTTTGCAGCAGTTGATCCGCTTCGAGTGATCACTTCCTCAGTTATTGGTTCTGCGATTGCTGGAGGCTTAACGCAGCTTTGGAGCGTCAATGTTCCTGCGCCACATGGTGGGGTTTTTGTTGCTTTGCTGGCCAATAAGCCTGTTTTATTCCTTGTTGCTATTTTAATTGGTACAATTATTTCTGGAGTGATATATGGTTTTTGGAAAAAAGCCGCTACAGCTAAATAA
- a CDS encoding PTS transporter subunit IIC has product MKSYLIDRAYKASMGIANAVLVTLGMGLLIQTIGQLINLPILVQIGAISKAMLIPGIGVGIALCLQANTLVIISAAISAIIGGGASIALEKTGFAIAGGEPIGAILATLIAVWCGKKVSGKTRFDMLLIPAVSLLSGGLSGLLFARVMTPILVTVSRFITTLVEGSPLISSMVIALIFGLLILSPASSAALAIALQLDGSASAAALIGCSVQFVSFAILSFKDNNWGAFFAQFICTPKLQTPNIIKKPRLMLIPLLSTLIAGPLGVLVFHIQASSEVAGMGLCAFVAPLYLVANYGVVSLLLFLVAAVLLPAIIAFVAKPYLIQTKHLEAGDLKIEVE; this is encoded by the coding sequence ATGAAAAGTTATTTGATCGATCGGGCGTATAAAGCGTCAATGGGAATTGCTAATGCAGTTTTAGTAACACTTGGAATGGGACTGCTAATTCAAACGATTGGCCAGTTGATCAATCTACCTATTTTGGTTCAGATTGGTGCGATTAGTAAGGCGATGCTTATCCCAGGAATTGGCGTTGGTATTGCGTTATGTTTACAAGCCAACACACTGGTCATTATTAGCGCGGCGATTTCTGCTATTATTGGTGGGGGAGCAAGTATTGCGCTTGAAAAAACGGGTTTTGCAATTGCGGGAGGAGAGCCGATTGGTGCGATTTTAGCCACATTAATCGCGGTTTGGTGTGGCAAAAAGGTATCTGGAAAAACAAGATTCGATATGCTTTTAATTCCAGCAGTATCTCTTCTTTCTGGTGGGTTAAGCGGTTTGCTATTTGCTAGAGTAATGACGCCAATACTTGTTACGGTGAGTCGTTTTATTACAACACTCGTTGAAGGATCACCGCTTATTTCTTCTATGGTAATTGCCCTTATTTTTGGGCTGTTGATTCTTAGTCCTGCTTCATCTGCAGCGCTTGCTATTGCGCTCCAGTTGGACGGATCGGCTAGTGCAGCTGCTTTAATTGGTTGCTCAGTGCAGTTTGTATCCTTTGCTATTTTAAGTTTTAAAGATAATAATTGGGGTGCTTTTTTTGCGCAATTTATTTGTACGCCTAAATTGCAAACGCCAAATATTATCAAAAAACCGCGCTTAATGCTGATTCCTTTACTTTCAACTTTAATCGCTGGTCCACTCGGCGTACTTGTATTTCATATTCAGGCCTCAAGCGAAGTAGCAGGCATGGGCCTATGCGCATTTGTTGCACCACTTTATCTTGTTGCCAATTATGGCGTGGTTTCACTATTGCTCTTTTTAGTGGCAGCTGTGCTTTTACCTGCTATTATTGCTTTTGTAGCTAAGCCCTATCTCATTCAAACCAAACATCTTGAAGCAGGAGATTTAAAAATAGAAGTAGAGTAG
- a CDS encoding iron-hydroxamate ABC transporter substrate-binding protein yields MKKIGLFVALLMISLVLVACGEDNKTSEKENKTITFKAESGDIQVPRAPKRVVVLSAYAGDLIKLGIHIVGVDSFSKDNPNFKKSLKDAKTVSDEDIEDIIALKPDLIIGLSTIKNQDKLKKIAPVVTFTYGKLDYLNQHIAIGKVVNKENEAKKWAADFKKRAEKTGEQIKAKIGADKTISVAEKFSKEIYVFGDNWGRGTEILYQTMKLKMPDNVKKKALKPGYYAVSPEELPNYTGDYLILNKNSAVDNSFMKTTVYQNMPAVKNHHVLEVNTKSFYFNDATTLEYQLKTFQKFFLLK; encoded by the coding sequence ATGAAAAAAATTGGTTTATTTGTTGCTTTACTTATGATTAGTCTCGTGCTTGTTGCTTGTGGTGAGGATAATAAAACCAGCGAGAAAGAAAATAAAACGATAACATTTAAAGCGGAGAGTGGCGATATACAAGTTCCGCGGGCACCAAAACGAGTGGTGGTATTATCTGCTTATGCAGGGGATTTAATTAAGCTTGGGATACATATCGTTGGTGTAGATTCCTTTAGTAAAGATAACCCTAATTTTAAAAAATCATTAAAAGATGCTAAAACGGTGTCAGATGAAGATATTGAAGATATTATTGCTTTGAAACCTGATTTAATTATCGGCTTATCCACGATAAAAAACCAAGATAAATTGAAAAAAATTGCTCCTGTAGTTACATTTACATACGGAAAATTAGATTATTTAAATCAACATATTGCCATTGGCAAAGTCGTGAATAAAGAAAACGAAGCTAAAAAATGGGCCGCTGATTTTAAAAAACGAGCAGAAAAAACGGGTGAACAAATTAAAGCAAAAATCGGAGCGGATAAAACCATTTCTGTTGCTGAGAAATTCAGTAAAGAGATTTACGTCTTCGGGGATAATTGGGGACGTGGGACAGAAATTCTGTATCAAACAATGAAACTTAAAATGCCTGATAATGTGAAGAAAAAGGCATTGAAACCGGGATATTATGCGGTATCTCCAGAAGAATTACCAAATTATACAGGAGATTACTTAATCTTGAATAAAAATTCAGCGGTAGATAATTCTTTTATGAAAACAACTGTTTATCAAAATATGCCAGCTGTGAAAAACCATCATGTATTGGAAGTTAATACGAAATCATTTTACTTTAACGATGCAACAACGCTTGAATACCAACTAAAAACCTTTCAGAAATTCTTTTTACTTAAATGA
- a CDS encoding iron ABC transporter permease, translating to MVKSKRFSFSFVICVFSVVLVLTALLSLTLGTQALAFNRIFAIVTGQGTGLENFILFNLRLPRLLIVLLAGVSIVISGALLQTLLKNDLADPGIIGVNSGAGVGVALFFLFVPFQVETFGRFLPLAGGIFGIITAFLIVLFSKNNPRLLILNGIGFSFALSGLMVLLMSSADRNKVDFLAKWLSGSIWGTDWVYVVILALVLFFCLPFIFYHTKVLDILLLDEYTAVNLGLKTSFWRVVLLLLAVILAAVAVSVTGTITFLGLIGPHIAKSFVGPKHRYLLPISMLIGGELFLLADIISKYAHLPVGILLAFIGSPYFIYLLLRKNH from the coding sequence ATGGTTAAATCGAAAAGGTTTTCTTTTTCATTTGTGATCTGCGTTTTTTCGGTTGTCTTGGTTTTGACTGCGCTTTTAAGCTTAACACTTGGGACACAAGCATTAGCGTTTAACCGGATTTTTGCTATTGTAACCGGCCAGGGAACCGGATTAGAAAATTTTATCTTATTTAATTTACGTTTGCCGCGTCTTTTGATCGTTTTATTAGCTGGTGTTAGTATTGTTATTTCAGGGGCACTTTTGCAAACATTGTTAAAAAATGATTTAGCGGATCCGGGGATCATTGGTGTGAATTCTGGAGCTGGTGTTGGAGTTGCTCTTTTTTTCCTATTTGTTCCCTTTCAAGTAGAAACATTTGGTCGTTTTTTGCCACTTGCTGGTGGAATTTTTGGGATAATTACTGCTTTTTTAATCGTTTTATTTTCGAAAAATAATCCGAGGCTGCTTATTTTAAACGGGATCGGTTTTTCTTTTGCTTTGTCCGGTTTGATGGTTTTATTGATGTCTTCAGCAGATCGTAATAAAGTTGATTTTCTTGCTAAGTGGTTATCTGGTTCGATTTGGGGAACGGATTGGGTATATGTTGTGATTTTAGCGCTGGTGCTTTTCTTTTGTTTACCTTTTATTTTTTATCATACAAAAGTGCTTGATATTTTGCTGCTTGATGAATATACAGCGGTTAATCTTGGACTTAAGACATCGTTTTGGCGTGTCGTTTTGCTTTTGCTTGCTGTCATTTTAGCTGCTGTGGCTGTAAGTGTAACTGGGACAATCACTTTTCTTGGCTTGATTGGACCGCATATCGCGAAGTCATTTGTAGGGCCAAAGCATCGCTATCTTTTGCCAATTAGCATGTTAATTGGTGGCGAACTTTTTTTACTGGCGGATATCATTTCGAAATATGCGCATTTGCCTGTTGGGATTTTGCTTGCCTTCATTGGTAGCCCTTATTTTATTTATTTATTATTACGGAAAAATCATTAG
- the tsaE gene encoding tRNA (adenosine(37)-N6)-threonylcarbamoyltransferase complex ATPase subunit type 1 TsaE: protein MKFEQQVKSAEETHRIAKKLGEHLHAGDVILLEGNLGAGKTTFTKGIAEGLAITELIKSPTFTIIREYKSGRLLLYHMDVYRLEEGGAFDLGFEEYFEGMGVCVVEWAQFIAEVLPDEFLKITINHVEGDARDLVVETVGARYEQLGMEVFKK from the coding sequence ATGAAATTTGAACAGCAAGTTAAAAGTGCTGAGGAGACTCATCGTATAGCTAAAAAATTAGGTGAACATCTTCATGCAGGAGATGTTATTTTGCTTGAAGGGAATCTAGGTGCTGGAAAGACAACTTTTACAAAAGGTATAGCTGAAGGGTTAGCAATTACTGAATTGATTAAAAGTCCAACGTTTACAATAATTCGTGAATATAAAAGTGGTAGATTACTACTTTATCATATGGATGTTTACCGGCTTGAAGAAGGCGGGGCATTTGATTTAGGTTTTGAGGAATATTTTGAAGGAATGGGTGTCTGTGTTGTTGAATGGGCACAATTTATTGCAGAAGTTTTGCCAGATGAATTTTTGAAAATTACAATCAATCATGTTGAGGGAGATGCGCGGGATTTAGTTGTTGAAACAGTTGGTGCGCGGTATGAGCAACTGGGGATGGAGGTTTTTAAAAAATGA
- a CDS encoding iron ABC transporter permease has protein sequence MSIKVSLPVKFIIISLLLAITAILALMLGSVNYTLSYLWDGFVHGAHMKEMMTLNELRVPRIIAAIFVGAALGISGTIMQAVTRNPLADPGLLGVTAGANAAIAFVLAFIPGIAFLGMEFSAFIGAAVGTLLVLALSKSKDMFKIIIAGAAISAFLTALSSAIGLIFKTSKDMNMWTAGGLIGVTWTEVKMVVPVILITLLISLFFSKQIGILTMSDEVAIGLGLPVRSLRVLLFLLVAILTGLAVTLIGNLAFIGLIVPHIARFIVGYDYKSILPMSCFIGALLLLISDLLSRVLTAPFEIPIIAIISVLGFPFFLYIVRKGGVK, from the coding sequence ATGTCAATCAAAGTCTCATTGCCTGTTAAATTTATAATCATCTCTTTACTTCTAGCGATTACAGCGATTTTGGCGCTGATGCTTGGCTCTGTCAACTATACGCTTTCTTATTTGTGGGATGGATTTGTGCACGGAGCACATATGAAGGAGATGATGACATTAAATGAACTTCGTGTTCCGCGGATTATTGCTGCAATCTTTGTTGGTGCGGCGCTTGGTATTTCAGGAACAATTATGCAAGCCGTCACAAGAAATCCACTTGCTGATCCAGGACTTTTAGGTGTGACGGCTGGTGCAAATGCTGCGATCGCATTTGTGCTTGCTTTTATACCAGGAATCGCTTTTTTAGGGATGGAATTTTCGGCCTTTATTGGTGCGGCTGTAGGAACACTTTTGGTTCTTGCTTTAAGTAAATCAAAGGATATGTTTAAAATTATTATAGCAGGTGCAGCGATTTCAGCTTTTTTAACGGCATTATCAAGTGCAATTGGTTTGATTTTTAAAACGAGTAAAGATATGAATATGTGGACAGCGGGGGGATTAATTGGTGTTACCTGGACTGAGGTGAAGATGGTTGTTCCGGTTATTTTAATCACACTTTTAATCAGCCTCTTTTTTTCTAAGCAAATTGGCATTTTAACGATGAGTGATGAAGTTGCTATAGGACTTGGTTTGCCTGTTCGTAGCTTGCGTGTGCTTTTATTTTTACTCGTTGCGATTTTAACTGGACTGGCAGTTACACTTATTGGTAATTTGGCGTTTATTGGTTTAATTGTGCCGCATATTGCGCGCTTTATTGTTGGGTATGATTATAAATCTATTTTGCCAATGTCTTGTTTTATTGGGGCGTTGCTTTTACTTATTTCAGATTTACTTAGCAGGGTTTTGACTGCACCATTTGAAATTCCAATTATTGCTATCATTTCGGTGCTTGGATTTCCCTTCTTTTTATATATTGTGCGAAAGGGAGGGGTTAAATGA